In a single window of the Amycolatopsis sp. cg5 genome:
- a CDS encoding hemolysin III family protein produces the protein MTVATETDPVVDTRPRLRGHIHFWSFFIAVAGAATLISLAASTVSARAALATSIYGLTVLGLFGVSALYHRRIWSPRAYKWMKRADHSMIFLFIAGTYTPFGLLAMSQPAGYIVLAVVWGGAIAGVALKMLWPHAPRWLGVPIYIALGWVAVFVLPELAEHAGIAALVLLCVGGLFYTVGAIFYASRWPNHWPDTFGYHEYFHACTVLAATSHYIAIWLAMYS, from the coding sequence GTGACTGTAGCGACCGAGACCGATCCCGTAGTAGACACGCGCCCCCGCCTGCGGGGACACATCCACTTCTGGTCTTTCTTCATCGCCGTCGCGGGCGCCGCCACGCTGATCTCGCTGGCCGCGTCCACAGTGTCCGCCCGTGCGGCACTGGCCACCTCGATCTACGGCCTGACCGTGCTCGGCCTGTTCGGCGTGAGCGCGCTCTACCACCGTCGCATTTGGAGCCCCCGCGCGTACAAGTGGATGAAGCGCGCCGACCACTCGATGATCTTCCTGTTCATCGCGGGCACCTACACGCCGTTCGGCCTGCTGGCCATGTCACAACCGGCGGGCTACATCGTCCTCGCGGTCGTCTGGGGCGGCGCCATCGCCGGCGTCGCGCTGAAGATGCTCTGGCCGCACGCGCCCCGCTGGCTCGGCGTCCCCATCTACATCGCGCTCGGCTGGGTCGCGGTCTTCGTACTGCCCGAATTGGCCGAGCATGCCGGGATCGCCGCTTTGGTCCTGCTGTGCGTGGGTGGCCTGTTCTACACGGTGGGCGCGATCTTCTACGCCTCGCGGTGGCCGAACCACTGGCCGGACACCTTCGGGTACCACGAGTACTTCCACGCCTGCACGGTGCTGGCGGCGACCTCGCACTACATCGCCATCTGGCTGGCCATGTACTCCTAG
- a CDS encoding PhoH family protein, translated as MLDTSVLLSDPWAVTRFAEHCVVLPLVVISELEAKRHHPELGWFAREALRMLDDLRRQYGRLDAPLPIGEEGGTIQVELNHTDPSVLPVGFRTDSNDHRILACALNLAVERPGVTLVTKDVPLRVKAGAVGLDADEYRAQEVTPSGWTGMADVDAPQTLLDALFHTSSVDPVEFGLDEVAEMPCHTGLRLLAGSSSALGRVTADKRIRLVRGEKEAFGLHGRSAEQRVALDLLLDSDVGIVSLGGRAGTGKSALALCAGLESVMERRAHRKVVVFRPVYAVGGQDLGYLPGSESEKMSPWAQAVFDTLGALVSQDVLDEVFDRGMLEVLPLTHIRGRSLHDTFVIVDEAQSLERNVLLTVLSRLGTASRVVLTHDVAQRDNLRVGRHDGVSAVIEKLKGHPLFAHVTLTRSERSPIAALVTEMLEDHGA; from the coding sequence GTGCTCGACACGTCGGTACTGCTTTCAGACCCGTGGGCAGTGACCCGATTCGCCGAGCACTGTGTGGTGCTTCCGCTCGTCGTCATCAGTGAACTGGAGGCGAAACGCCACCACCCCGAACTGGGCTGGTTCGCCCGTGAAGCCCTGCGCATGCTCGATGACCTGCGCCGTCAGTACGGCAGGCTCGACGCGCCGCTCCCGATCGGGGAGGAGGGCGGCACCATCCAGGTCGAGCTGAACCACACCGACCCCTCGGTGCTGCCGGTCGGCTTCCGCACTGATTCGAACGACCACCGCATCCTCGCCTGCGCGCTGAACCTGGCCGTGGAGCGTCCCGGTGTCACCCTGGTGACGAAGGACGTCCCGCTGCGGGTCAAGGCGGGCGCGGTCGGCCTGGACGCGGACGAGTATCGCGCCCAGGAGGTCACGCCGTCCGGCTGGACCGGGATGGCCGACGTCGACGCGCCGCAGACGCTGCTCGACGCGCTGTTCCACACCAGCTCGGTCGACCCGGTCGAGTTCGGCCTGGACGAGGTCGCCGAGATGCCCTGTCACACCGGGCTGCGGCTGCTCGCGGGCAGCTCCAGCGCGCTGGGGCGGGTCACGGCCGACAAGCGGATCCGGCTGGTGCGTGGTGAGAAGGAGGCGTTCGGGCTGCACGGCCGGTCGGCGGAACAGCGCGTGGCGCTGGACCTGCTGCTCGACTCCGACGTCGGCATCGTGTCACTCGGCGGGCGCGCGGGCACCGGCAAGTCGGCGCTGGCGCTGTGCGCTGGCCTCGAATCGGTGATGGAACGGCGCGCGCACCGCAAGGTCGTCGTGTTCCGGCCGGTCTACGCGGTCGGCGGGCAGGACCTCGGCTACCTTCCCGGCTCCGAGAGCGAGAAGATGTCGCCGTGGGCGCAGGCGGTGTTCGACACCCTCGGCGCGCTGGTCAGCCAGGACGTGCTGGACGAGGTCTTCGACCGCGGGATGCTCGAGGTGCTGCCGCTCACGCACATCAGGGGCCGCTCGCTGCACGACACGTTCGTCATCGTGGACGAGGCGCAGTCGCTGGAGCGCAACGTGCTGCTGACCGTCCTCTCGCGACTCGGCACCGCGTCGCGAGTGGTCTTGACGCACGACGTCGCGCAGCGGGACAACCTGCGGGTCGGGCGCCATGACGGCGTCTCGGCGGTCATCGAGAAGCTGAAGGGCCACCCGCTCTTCGCGCACGTCACCCTCACTCGCTCCGAGCGCTCGCCGATCGCGGCGCTGGTGACCGAGATGCTGGAGGACCACGGCGCATAG
- a CDS encoding MBL fold metallo-hydrolase, which produces MTAVVQNVVTSGTFELDGGSWAVDNNVWLIGDDSEVIVIDAAHDAEAIADVIGDRELVAIVSTHAHNDHVNAAPALAERTGAPILLHREDRVLWDLTHPGRAPDGELTDGQTLTVAGTELRVLHTPGHAPGAVCLHVPDLGVLFTGDTLFHGGPGATGRSYSDYPTIVKSIHDKLFALPDSTEVRTGHGESTTIGAEKAASTGWD; this is translated from the coding sequence ATGACGGCAGTGGTACAGAACGTGGTCACCTCGGGCACCTTCGAACTCGACGGCGGCAGCTGGGCCGTCGACAACAACGTCTGGCTGATCGGCGACGACAGCGAGGTCATCGTCATCGACGCGGCGCACGACGCCGAGGCCATCGCCGACGTGATCGGCGACCGCGAGCTCGTCGCGATCGTCAGCACCCACGCGCACAACGACCATGTCAACGCCGCGCCCGCGCTCGCCGAGCGCACCGGCGCGCCGATCCTGCTGCACCGCGAGGACCGGGTGCTCTGGGATCTCACCCATCCAGGCCGCGCGCCGGACGGCGAACTCACCGACGGCCAGACGCTGACCGTCGCGGGCACCGAGCTGCGGGTGCTGCACACCCCCGGTCACGCGCCGGGCGCGGTCTGCCTCCACGTGCCGGATCTCGGCGTGCTCTTCACCGGCGACACGCTGTTCCACGGCGGCCCCGGCGCCACCGGACGGTCCTATTCGGACTATCCGACGATCGTGAAGTCCATCCACGACAAGCTTTTCGCGCTGCCCGACAGCACCGAGGTCCGCACCGGCCACGGTGAGAGCACGACGATCGGCGCCGAGAAGGCCGCCTCGACCGGGTGGGACTGA
- a CDS encoding DUF309 domain-containing protein, producing the protein MADRDRDEVGRARNARPRDGLGRPLPYDAEGVERQPEGVERTPDQALAEAQRLLDDGKPFHAHEVFEDSWKSTDGPERELWRALAQLAVGLTHIARGNGVGGAALLQRGSENLEPFAAEPPHGVDIAGLRRWAAGLIGEAKVKARPEPVAPRLRRG; encoded by the coding sequence ATGGCCGACCGCGATCGTGACGAAGTGGGACGGGCTCGTAACGCCAGGCCACGGGACGGCCTCGGCAGGCCGCTCCCGTACGACGCCGAGGGGGTCGAGCGCCAGCCGGAGGGCGTCGAGCGGACCCCGGACCAGGCGCTGGCCGAGGCGCAGCGGCTGCTCGACGACGGCAAGCCGTTCCACGCGCACGAGGTGTTCGAGGACTCGTGGAAGTCCACCGACGGTCCCGAGCGCGAGCTCTGGCGCGCGCTCGCCCAGCTGGCGGTCGGGCTGACCCACATCGCGCGCGGCAACGGCGTCGGCGGCGCCGCGCTGCTGCAGCGTGGTTCGGAGAACCTGGAGCCGTTCGCGGCCGAGCCGCCGCACGGCGTCGACATCGCGGGCCTGCGGCGGTGGGCGGCCGGGCTGATCGGCGAGGCGAAGGTGAAGGCCAGGCCGGAGCCGGTCGCGCCCAGACTCCGGCGAGGGTGA
- a CDS encoding NADH:flavin oxidoreductase/NADH oxidase family protein has product MLAEPFELRCGAVLPHRIVKSALSEQLGDRRNRPSAELISLYRTWARGGAGALITGNVMVDPAALGEPRNVAIPVVADPVDYKPWAESVAGTGAQLWVQLNHPGRQSPRFLSRQPVAPSAVPFGDRGIRSVFATPRALTSEEVEALVERFVLAALTFADAGFAGIQLHGAHGYLISQFLSPLTNQRTDEWGGDAVRRRRFLLELVRRIRAELPARVPLSVKLNSADFQRGGFTEDESLEVVRELGEAGLDLLEISGGTYEKAAMMGVTRESSVRREAYFLDYAAKARKVSDVALMVTGGFATVAGMNEALRSGALDVIGLGRPMIVDPELPRRLLGGEDVRAERLCPKTGIRLADSLLEIQWHTQQMHRVAAGKPVDPRRGAWRSLVTAGVNDPLNAFRRVRG; this is encoded by the coding sequence ATGCTGGCCGAACCGTTCGAGCTGCGCTGTGGCGCCGTGCTGCCGCACCGGATCGTGAAGTCGGCGCTGAGCGAGCAGCTCGGCGACCGCCGCAACCGGCCGAGCGCCGAGCTCATCTCCCTCTACCGGACCTGGGCGCGAGGCGGCGCGGGCGCGCTGATCACCGGAAACGTCATGGTCGACCCGGCCGCGCTCGGCGAGCCGCGCAACGTCGCGATCCCCGTCGTGGCCGATCCCGTCGACTACAAACCGTGGGCCGAATCGGTCGCGGGCACCGGCGCGCAGCTCTGGGTGCAGCTCAATCACCCCGGCAGGCAGAGTCCTCGCTTCCTTTCGCGGCAGCCGGTCGCGCCTTCGGCGGTCCCGTTCGGCGACCGCGGCATCCGCTCGGTCTTCGCGACGCCGCGCGCGCTGACCTCGGAGGAGGTCGAGGCGCTCGTCGAGCGGTTCGTGCTGGCGGCACTGACCTTCGCCGACGCCGGGTTCGCCGGCATCCAGCTGCACGGCGCGCACGGCTACCTGATCTCGCAGTTCCTTTCCCCGCTGACGAACCAGCGCACCGACGAGTGGGGTGGCGACGCCGTGCGCAGGCGCCGGTTCCTGCTGGAACTGGTCCGCCGCATCCGCGCCGAACTGCCCGCGCGCGTGCCGCTGTCGGTGAAACTGAACAGCGCGGACTTCCAGCGCGGCGGTTTCACCGAGGACGAGTCGCTCGAGGTCGTGCGCGAGCTCGGTGAGGCCGGGCTCGACCTGCTGGAGATTTCCGGCGGCACCTACGAAAAGGCCGCGATGATGGGCGTGACGCGCGAGAGCTCGGTGCGCCGCGAGGCCTATTTCCTCGACTACGCCGCGAAAGCGCGCAAGGTCTCCGATGTCGCGTTGATGGTCACCGGCGGGTTCGCCACGGTCGCGGGCATGAACGAGGCGCTGCGGTCCGGCGCGCTCGACGTGATCGGGCTCGGCAGGCCGATGATCGTCGACCCCGAGCTGCCCCGGCGGCTGCTCGGCGGCGAGGACGTCCGCGCGGAACGGCTGTGCCCCAAGACCGGGATCCGGCTGGCCGACAGCCTCCTCGAAATCCAGTGGCACACCCAGCAAATGCACCGCGTGGCCGCCGGGAAGCCGGTCGACCCGCGGCGCGGCGCCTGGCGGTCGCTGGTCACCGCGGGCGTCAACGACCCTCTCAACGCCTTCCGCCGCGTGCGAGGCTAA
- a CDS encoding GuaB1 family IMP dehydrogenase-related protein, which produces MRFLDGHTPAHDLTYDDVFLVPGRSDVESRFDVDLSTVDGTGATIPIVVANMTAVAGRRMAETVARRGGLVVLPQDVDPAAVHDIVAWVKSRHTVWDTPVVLTGGDAVADALNLVSKRAHGAVVVVDDNGRPVGVVDESACAGVDRFARLAEVAEPAAVTLPLDTAPREVFERLHDHGARLALGVDADGRLAGVLTSVGALRAEMYAPAVDANSRLRVAAAVGVNGDVAAKAEAVLAAGVDVLVVDTAHGHQEKMIAALKAVRSVSPRVPVVAGNVVTAEGTRDLIHAGADVIKVGVGPGAMCTTRMMTGVGRPQFSAVAECAAAARELGKHVWADGGVRHPRDVALALAAGASAAMVGSWFAGTHESPGDLRYDEHGRPYKESFGMASKRAVGARTRTDNVFDRARKALFEEGISASRMALDPQRPGVEDLLDSICAGVRSSCTYAGARSLEEFHTKATLGVQSAAGFAEGRPLPSGW; this is translated from the coding sequence GTGCGCTTTCTTGATGGACATACCCCAGCTCACGACCTGACCTACGACGACGTGTTCCTCGTGCCGGGCCGCTCGGACGTCGAGTCGCGGTTCGACGTCGACCTGTCCACTGTGGACGGAACGGGCGCGACCATTCCCATCGTGGTGGCCAACATGACCGCCGTCGCGGGCCGCCGGATGGCCGAGACCGTCGCCCGCCGGGGCGGCCTGGTGGTGCTGCCGCAGGACGTCGACCCGGCCGCCGTGCACGACATCGTCGCCTGGGTGAAGAGCCGCCACACCGTGTGGGACACCCCCGTCGTGCTGACCGGCGGTGACGCCGTCGCCGACGCGCTGAACCTGGTGAGCAAGCGGGCGCACGGCGCGGTCGTGGTCGTCGACGACAACGGCAGGCCCGTCGGCGTCGTCGACGAGAGCGCCTGCGCGGGCGTCGACCGCTTCGCCAGGCTCGCCGAGGTGGCCGAGCCCGCGGCCGTCACGCTGCCGCTGGACACCGCGCCGCGCGAGGTCTTCGAGCGGCTGCACGACCACGGCGCCAGGCTGGCGCTGGGCGTCGACGCCGACGGCAGGCTCGCGGGCGTGCTGACCAGCGTCGGAGCGCTGCGCGCGGAGATGTACGCGCCCGCGGTCGACGCCAACAGCAGGCTGCGCGTCGCGGCGGCCGTCGGCGTCAACGGCGACGTCGCCGCGAAGGCCGAGGCGGTGCTCGCGGCAGGCGTCGACGTGCTCGTGGTCGACACCGCGCACGGGCACCAGGAGAAGATGATCGCCGCGCTGAAGGCGGTCCGGTCGGTCTCCCCGCGCGTCCCCGTGGTGGCGGGCAACGTCGTCACCGCCGAGGGCACCCGCGACCTGATCCACGCGGGCGCCGACGTGATCAAGGTCGGCGTCGGGCCGGGCGCGATGTGCACGACGCGGATGATGACCGGCGTCGGGCGGCCGCAGTTCTCGGCCGTGGCCGAATGCGCCGCAGCCGCCCGTGAGCTTGGCAAACACGTCTGGGCGGACGGTGGCGTGCGGCACCCGCGTGACGTCGCGCTGGCGCTGGCCGCGGGCGCGTCGGCCGCGATGGTCGGCTCGTGGTTCGCGGGCACCCACGAATCACCGGGCGACCTGCGCTACGACGAGCACGGGCGGCCGTACAAGGAGTCGTTCGGGATGGCGTCGAAGCGGGCCGTCGGCGCGCGGACGCGGACCGACAACGTCTTCGACCGGGCACGCAAGGCGCTGTTCGAGGAAGGCATCTCGGCTTCACGGATGGCGCTCGACCCGCAGCGCCCCGGCGTCGAGGACCTGCTCGACTCGATCTGCGCCGGCGTGCGCTCTTCGTGCACCTACGCGGGTGCGCGCTCGCTCGAGGAGTTCCACACCAAGGCCACGCTGGGCGTGCAGAGCGCGGCGGGCTTCGCCGAGGGGCGCCCGCTGCCTTCAGGCTGGTGA
- a CDS encoding potassium channel family protein, with the protein MWEKRMEWPLNLAALLFLAAYAWPILDPTLGATARLWFEIITWGSWALFAFDYAVRLYLAGDKKTFLKEHVLDLLIIVLPLIRQLRLLRLVAVLNILNRSAALSLRGRVVVYTVGSTAMIVFCAALAVLEAERGAESPTIKDFPDAVWWAITTVTTVGYGDRYPVTHTGRIIAVGLMMAGIALLGVVTATLASWLIRRVAEAEETAQAVTREHLNELGRQIAELREIIEHGRGQELLGNGEGVHQPPGVRAEFRA; encoded by the coding sequence ATGTGGGAAAAGCGCATGGAGTGGCCGCTCAACCTCGCTGCGCTACTGTTCCTCGCCGCCTACGCCTGGCCGATCCTCGATCCCACACTCGGCGCGACCGCCCGGCTCTGGTTCGAAATCATCACCTGGGGTTCCTGGGCGCTCTTCGCCTTCGACTACGCCGTCCGCCTGTATCTGGCAGGCGACAAGAAGACGTTCCTCAAAGAGCACGTCCTCGATCTGCTGATCATCGTGCTCCCGCTGATCCGCCAGCTCCGGCTGCTGCGCCTGGTCGCGGTGCTCAACATCCTCAACCGCAGCGCGGCGCTCTCGCTGCGGGGCCGCGTCGTCGTCTACACCGTCGGAAGTACCGCGATGATCGTGTTCTGCGCGGCGCTGGCGGTGCTCGAAGCCGAGCGGGGCGCGGAAAGCCCGACGATCAAGGACTTCCCGGATGCCGTGTGGTGGGCGATCACCACGGTGACGACCGTCGGCTACGGGGACCGCTACCCGGTCACGCACACCGGGCGGATCATCGCGGTCGGGCTGATGATGGCCGGGATCGCGTTGCTCGGTGTGGTCACCGCGACGCTGGCGTCGTGGCTGATCCGCCGGGTCGCGGAGGCCGAGGAGACGGCGCAGGCCGTCACCCGTGAGCATCTCAACGAGCTGGGCAGGCAGATCGCCGAGCTACGCGAGATCATCGAGCATGGGCGCGGCCAGGAACTGCTCGGGAACGGCGAAGGCGTCCACCAGCCGCCTGGCGTCCGGGCGGAGTTCCGCGCATAG
- a CDS encoding helix-turn-helix domain-containing protein produces MGLSRLSPDLAELLRVARRTANLTQEELAERSGISVRAISDLERGRARAPQRRTVEALVTAAGLGSAERLLIHRIAKTARTGQENAFPAFTKALCEPPCAIGDFAGRDAELDWLVELGKDPVTSIAVLTGPPGIGKTSLAIRAGTTLASIFPGGFLFLELDGLAEQPPAPPQLLRRLLGALGVEEDQLPQQLDDLVPLYRALQRERPVLVLLDNAADEAQARPLAATMPGSFTIITSRRGLTGLESAAWQTLDGLDGDEAIDLLASIAGQARIDREPLAAAQVAELCGRLPLALRIAGNQLASRPRWSIRQLADRLGESRFPALEAGDLRVRAAFDVSYRQLSEQAATVFRRLALVDGELSAEVAAVVAQLPECVAADAIEELADASLLTPMASDRHYEFHDLLHAFARALLADDPHEQAQRRFTDWLLTSATKAGLMFLPPTLAPHRTVQSGPIADIRTRQEALAWLQSRQHDWVAALRVAAREERHDTVLALTEAMHWYSDLGVAPEIWPEVFEIGVASARAIGSARDEAVQLNLFGWAVGVLLERREEGVRLCRLALAASDQAGEHAEAGWSLFYLASLDRSIGDLAAAAATIDQAIERFLAGADPLGEHIARSARATLLLAEGRPDEAIDTHRRAVAFFRRPEHHPETGGGAILLAHRLLPLGNALRAREEWEQALAVFTEAVGLFRAGGMRSGEARARYGIGSALSGIGDLEAARAELTAAVRLLRETGAGHQRVRAQRDLAAVLDRLGETELATENRLNALEFCLAWGTTETRALAEELRAETGSF; encoded by the coding sequence GTGGGACTGAGCCGTTTGTCCCCGGATCTGGCCGAACTGCTCCGCGTCGCCAGGCGCACCGCGAACCTGACCCAGGAAGAGCTCGCGGAACGCTCGGGCATCAGCGTGCGCGCGATCAGCGACCTCGAACGGGGCCGCGCCCGCGCGCCGCAGCGGCGCACCGTCGAAGCGCTGGTGACGGCGGCCGGGCTCGGGTCGGCCGAGCGGCTGCTCATCCACCGCATCGCGAAAACCGCCAGGACCGGCCAGGAGAACGCGTTTCCCGCCTTCACCAAGGCATTGTGCGAACCGCCGTGCGCGATCGGCGACTTCGCGGGCCGTGACGCCGAGCTCGACTGGCTGGTCGAACTCGGCAAGGACCCGGTGACCTCGATCGCGGTGCTCACCGGCCCGCCCGGCATCGGCAAGACGAGCCTGGCGATCCGCGCGGGCACCACGCTCGCGTCGATCTTCCCCGGCGGTTTCCTCTTCCTGGAGCTGGACGGGCTCGCCGAACAGCCGCCCGCGCCGCCGCAGCTGCTGCGACGGCTGCTCGGCGCGCTCGGCGTCGAAGAGGACCAGCTGCCGCAGCAGCTCGACGACCTCGTGCCGCTTTACCGTGCGCTGCAACGGGAACGGCCGGTGCTGGTGCTGCTCGACAACGCCGCGGACGAGGCACAGGCCCGGCCGCTGGCCGCGACGATGCCCGGTTCGTTCACGATCATCACCAGCAGGCGCGGGCTGACCGGGCTGGAGTCGGCGGCGTGGCAGACGCTGGACGGGCTGGACGGCGACGAGGCGATCGACCTGCTGGCCAGCATCGCCGGGCAGGCGCGGATCGACCGGGAGCCGCTGGCCGCCGCCCAGGTCGCCGAGCTGTGCGGCAGGCTGCCGCTGGCGTTGCGCATCGCGGGCAACCAGCTGGCGAGCAGGCCGCGCTGGTCGATCCGGCAGCTCGCCGACCGGCTCGGCGAGAGCCGGTTTCCCGCGCTGGAAGCCGGTGACCTGCGGGTGCGCGCGGCGTTCGACGTGTCGTACCGGCAGCTCAGCGAGCAGGCCGCGACCGTGTTCCGCAGGCTCGCGCTGGTCGACGGCGAGCTGTCGGCCGAGGTGGCGGCCGTCGTCGCCCAGCTGCCCGAATGCGTCGCGGCGGACGCGATCGAGGAGCTCGCGGACGCCAGCCTGCTCACCCCGATGGCGTCCGACCGGCACTACGAGTTCCACGATCTGCTCCACGCCTTCGCGCGTGCGCTGCTCGCCGACGATCCGCACGAGCAGGCCCAGCGCCGGTTCACCGACTGGCTGCTCACCAGCGCCACCAAGGCGGGACTGATGTTCCTGCCACCAACCCTTGCTCCACATAGGACTGTCCAATCAGGACCTATTGCGGACATACGGACGCGCCAGGAAGCCTTGGCCTGGTTGCAGAGCAGGCAGCACGACTGGGTCGCCGCGTTACGCGTCGCCGCCCGGGAAGAGCGGCATGACACGGTGCTCGCGCTGACCGAGGCGATGCACTGGTACTCCGATCTCGGTGTCGCGCCCGAGATCTGGCCGGAGGTCTTCGAAATCGGCGTCGCCTCCGCGCGGGCGATCGGCAGCGCCCGCGACGAGGCGGTGCAGCTGAACCTGTTCGGCTGGGCGGTCGGCGTGCTGCTCGAACGGCGCGAGGAGGGCGTTCGGCTGTGCAGGCTCGCGCTCGCCGCGAGCGACCAGGCGGGCGAGCACGCCGAAGCGGGCTGGTCGCTGTTCTACCTCGCCTCGCTCGACCGGTCCATCGGCGACCTCGCCGCCGCGGCGGCGACCATCGACCAGGCCATCGAGCGGTTCCTCGCGGGCGCCGACCCACTCGGCGAGCACATCGCCAGGTCGGCGCGGGCGACCCTGCTGCTCGCCGAGGGCAGGCCGGACGAGGCCATCGACACGCACCGGCGCGCGGTCGCGTTCTTCCGCCGCCCCGAGCACCACCCGGAGACCGGCGGCGGCGCCATCCTGCTCGCGCACCGGCTGCTCCCGCTGGGCAACGCGCTGCGCGCACGGGAGGAGTGGGAACAGGCGCTCGCGGTGTTCACCGAAGCCGTCGGCCTGTTCCGCGCCGGCGGCATGCGCAGCGGCGAGGCACGCGCCCGGTACGGCATCGGCTCCGCGCTGTCCGGCATCGGCGACCTCGAAGCCGCCCGCGCGGAGCTGACCGCCGCGGTCAGGCTGCTGCGCGAGACCGGCGCCGGGCATCAGCGGGTGCGGGCACAGCGTGACCTCGCCGCGGTGCTCGACCGGCTCGGCGAGACCGAGCTGGCCACCGAGAACCGGCTCAACGCGCTCGAATTCTGTCTCGCGTGGGGCACCACCGAGACGCGTGCGCTGGCCGAAGAGCTGCGCGCCGAGACCGGCAGTTTCTGA
- a CDS encoding isoprenyl transferase, producing MSSIVYSAYGRRLIQQAAGRHPRHIAIMLDGNRRWAREAGFTDVADGHRAGAQKISDFLLWCNEAEVEVVTMWLLSTDNLSRPAEEVGPLLQIIADVTEELAKPENPWQLRIVGALDLLPDDIAKRLVTAAERTEDRKGMEVNVAVGYGGRQEIADAVKKLLLQQADEGTSIRELAKILDVDHISEHLYTSGQPDPDLIIRTSGEQRLSGFLLWQSAHSEFWFTEAYWPAFRRVDFLRAMRDYAWRHRRFGN from the coding sequence ATGTCCAGCATCGTCTACAGCGCCTACGGGCGGCGGCTGATCCAGCAGGCCGCCGGCAGGCATCCCCGGCATATCGCCATCATGCTCGACGGTAACCGCAGATGGGCGAGAGAAGCGGGCTTCACCGACGTCGCGGACGGGCATCGGGCGGGCGCGCAGAAGATCTCCGACTTCCTGCTCTGGTGCAACGAGGCCGAGGTCGAGGTGGTCACCATGTGGCTGCTGTCGACCGACAACCTCAGCCGCCCCGCCGAAGAGGTCGGGCCGCTGCTGCAGATCATCGCCGACGTCACCGAGGAGCTGGCCAAGCCGGAAAACCCCTGGCAGCTGCGTATCGTCGGGGCGCTCGACCTGCTGCCGGACGACATCGCGAAGCGGCTCGTCACGGCCGCGGAGCGGACCGAGGACCGCAAGGGCATGGAGGTGAACGTCGCCGTCGGGTACGGGGGGCGGCAGGAGATCGCCGACGCGGTCAAGAAGCTGCTGCTCCAGCAGGCCGACGAGGGCACGTCGATCAGGGAGCTCGCGAAGATACTGGACGTCGACCACATCTCGGAGCACCTGTACACCTCGGGGCAGCCGGACCCGGACCTCATCATCAGGACCTCGGGGGAGCAGCGGCTTTCCGGATTCTTGCTCTGGCAGTCGGCGCACTCGGAATTCTGGTTCACGGAGGCCTACTGGCCCGCATTCCGCCGTGTCGACTTCTTGCGTGCGATGCGTGATTACGCTTGGCGACACCGCCGGTTCGGTAACTGA